The following coding sequences are from one Peromyscus eremicus chromosome X, PerEre_H2_v1, whole genome shotgun sequence window:
- the Tex13b gene encoding testis-expressed protein 13B — MNPDDPTSGFRHGKVLMFINEQMSKHTKGPQFYFENLALSWEEVEEKLRILLEDGAMPSQAREACAWGSLALGVRFAWRQGHLQGRRVQWLHDFASLHRSAAHALASDLKKLTDQREIERKEAAFQLQLAHTKLAELQRERDLLRLKLLHAELRAFPVAEMPIMNRAPATAQGAKTETQNAHEKEEVTASDEAVREPEREMEGATAMAASEELAGTGKLEKNTLEHLGAVEWKNYPSGLKEEGEEGEEGEEGEDREGEDKSVEIPTYSDSEPLDLSRSTSSPQPVTIQLPDSFTYSYESPFPVTPTPSPPLSIVTEPQMPPYFMATDMNMSDTEGPTVYLQELPKDSQDSQLQRNMALHRPGDWDCPWCKTVNLSEKENCFRCGKLTWLESPQ, encoded by the exons ATGAATCCCGACGATCCCACTAGTGGGTTCCGGCACGGCAAAGTGTTAATGTTCATCAATGAGCAAATGTCCAAGCACACAAAAGGCCCCCAGTTCTACTTTGAGAACCTGGCCCTGTCCTGGGAGGAGGTGGAAGAAAAGCTCAGAATCCTCCTGGAGGATGGCGCGATGCCTAGCCAGGCTCGGGAAGCCTGTGCCTGGGGCAGCCTGGCCTTGGGTGTTCGCTTCGCTTGGAGGCAAGGCCACTTGCAGGGGCGCAGAGTGCAATGGCTTCACGACTTTGCCAGCCTGCACAGGTCAGCGGCACATGCCTTGGCATCAGACCTGAAGAAGCTCACAGACCAGCGAGAGATTGAACGCAAGGAGGCAGCCTTCCAGCTTCAGCTGGCCCACACCAAACTGGCAGAGTTGCAGAGAGAGCGGGACCTGCTGAGACTGAAGCTACTACATGCG GAGCTGAGGGCCTTTCCAGTTGCAGAGATGCCAATCATGAATAGAGCCCCTGCTACTGCTCAAGGagcaaagacagagacacaaaatGCACACGAGAAAGAAGAGGTGACAGCTAGTGACGAAGCAGTTCGTGAACCAGAAAGGGAGATGGAAGGGGCTACAGCCATGGCTGCCTCTGAGGAGCTGGCAGGCACAGGAAAGCTGGAAAAAAACACCCTGGAGCATCTTGGAGCGGTGGAGTGGAAAAATTATCCCTCGGGcttgaaggaggagggggaggagggggaagagggagaggagggagaggacagggaaggggaaGACAAATCTGTGGAAATACCGACATATTCTGACTCTGAGCCCTTAGATCTTAGCAGGTCCACAAGCTCCCCACAACCTGTTACTATCCAACTCCCTGACTCATTCACATACTCATATGAAAGCCCCTTCCCAGTcacacccaccccatccccaccactAAGCATTGTCACCGAACCTCAGATGCCTCCCTATTTCATGGCCACTGACATGAATATGTCTGACACTGAGGGCCCGACAGTATACCTCCAAGAACTCCCGAAAGATAGCCAAGATAGCCAGCTGCAGAGAAATATGGCACTTCACAGGCCTGGGGATTGGGACTGCCCTTGGTGTAAAACTGTGAATCTTTCAGAGAAGGAAAACTGCTTCCGCTGTGGGAAGCTAACCTGGCTGGAAAGCCCTCAGTGA